The following coding sequences are from one Eulemur rufifrons isolate Redbay chromosome 13, OSU_ERuf_1, whole genome shotgun sequence window:
- the NAP1L5 gene encoding nucleosome assembly protein 1-like 5, translated as MADSENQSPAETETSQAAAGSPGAAAQVPGEPQGAAENAARPKNDFIESLPNSVRCRVLALKKLQKRCDKIEAKFDKEFQALEKKYNDIYKPLLAKIQELTGEMEDCAWTMEADDDEDDFDDEDYEDEEDGDEEPPEAGSKQAAAGMKEDCIRAEMPDDPKQ; from the exons ATGGCCGACTCGGAGAACCAGAGCCCCGCGGAGACGGAGACGAGCcaggcggcggcgggg TCCCCCGGCGCGGCCGCTCAGGTGCCCGGGGAGCCCCAGGGCGCTGCAGAGAACGCAGCGCGGCCGAAAAATGACTTTATCGAGAGCCTGCCTAACTCGGTGAGATGCCGCGTCCTGGCCCTCAAAAAGCTGCAGAAGCGGTGCGATAAGATCGAAGCCAAATTTGACAAGGAGTTCCAGGCTCTGGAGAAGAAGTATAATGACATCTACAAGCCCCTGCTCGCCAAGATTCAAGAGCTGACCGGCGAGATGGAGGACTGCGCGTGGACCATGGAGGCAGACGACGATGAGGACGATTTCGATGATGAGGACTACGAGGACGAGGAGGACGGGGACGAGGAGCCACCCGAGGCGGGTTCCAAGCAGGCGGCCGCGGGGATGAAGGAGGATTGTATCCGCGCCGAGATGCCCGATGACCCCAAGCAGTAA